A region from the Vicia villosa cultivar HV-30 ecotype Madison, WI linkage group LG3, Vvil1.0, whole genome shotgun sequence genome encodes:
- the LOC131661182 gene encoding phosphoglucan phosphatase LSF2, chloroplastic-like, translating into MVTVSNIGFSSLFRVSLNTEVVSKQRKHKSSCSFRIPLNKICCKLSESGIEESPVTKKVSTKSKDMMEQYNIAMKSMMRNPYEYHHDLGMNYTVITDNLIVGSQPQKPEDVDHLKNEEGVAYILNLQQDKDAEFWGIDLQSIIKRCREIEIRHMRRPAVDFDPNSLRNALPKAVSSLEWAISEGKGKVYVHCTAGLGRAPAVAISYLFWFCDMNLNEAYDMLTSKRPCGPNKKAIRGATYDLAKNDPWKEPFESLPDHAFGDIADWERNLIQNGVRALRGT; encoded by the exons ATGGTAACTGTTAGTAACATTGGTTTCTCTTCATTATTCAGAGTTTCTTTGAACACAGAGGTGGTTTCAAAGCAGAGGAAACACAAATCATCATGCAGTTTTAGGATTCCCCTGAACAAAATCTGTTGTAAACTATCAGAAAGTGGGATTGAAGAGAGtcctgtcaccaaaaaggtatctaCTAAATCTAAGGATATGATGGAACAATACAATATAGCTATGAAGAGCATGATGAGGAATCCTTATGAGTATCATCATGATCTGG GTATGAATTATACAGTTATAACTGACAATTTGATTGTGGGGTCTCAACCACAGAAGCCTGAAGATGTAGATCATCTTAAGAATGAAGAAGGTGTGGCATACATTCTAAACTTGCAACAGGATAAAGATGCTGAGTTTTGGGGAATAGACTTGCAGTCGATAATAAAAAGGTGTCGCGAAATTGAAATTCGGCACATGAGGAGACCG GCAGTAGACTTTGATCCAAACTCTTTGCGAAATGCATTACCTAAAGCAGTTTCATCTTTGGAATGGGCGATTTCTGAGGGAAAAGGAAAAGTTTATGTGCATTGTACTGCAGGACTTGGAAGAGCTCCAGCAGTAGCAATATCATATTTGTTCTGGTTTTGTGACATGAAT cTAAATGAAGCATATGATATGCTAACTTCAAAGAGACCTTGCGGACCGAATAAAAAAGCGATACGTGGAGCTACTTATGATCTGGCTAAGAATGATCCATGGAAGGAGCCGTTTGAGAGTCTTCCAGACCATGCTTTTGGGGATATAGCTGATTGGGAGAGGAACCTGATTCAAAATGGTGTCCGTGCTCTTCGTGGAACTTGA
- the LOC131655555 gene encoding UDP-xylose transporter 3-like has protein sequence MGEGEKFQLGTIGALSLSVVSSVSIVICNKALMSSLHFIFATTLTSWHLLVTFCSLHVALKMRLFEHKPFDQKAVMGFGILNGTSIGLLNLSLGFNSVGFYQMTKLAIIPCTILLEILFLGKKFSRRIQFSLAILLFGVGIATVTDLQLNALGSFLSFLAVITTCVAQIMTNTIQKKFKVSSTQLLYQTCPYQAATLLIIGPYLDKVLTDLNVFYFKYTTQVTFVIVLSCLISISVNFSTFLVIGKTSPVTYQVLGHLKTCLVLAFGYIIVRDPFSWRNILGILVAMVGMLLYSYSSILENQQKAAETALQASQAREDELDPLINVENGSAILNKRPLVWNKEKD, from the exons ATGGGAGAGGGAGAAAAATTTCAGTTGGGGACTATCGGTGCGTTGAGTCTATCGGTGGTTTCATCTGTGTCCATTGTCATTTGTAACAAGGCGTTGATGAGTTCACTACATTTTATTTTCG CTACAACTTTGACAAGTTGGCATCTTCTTGTTACATTTTGTTCTCTTCATGTGGCACTAAAAATGAGACTTTTTGAGCACAAGCCGTTTGATCAAAAAGCTGTGATGGGATTTGGAATTCTCAATGGAACTTCAATTGGACTTTTGAATTTGAGCTTGGGTTTCAATTCTGTTGGCTTCTATCAG ATGACAAAGCTAGCAATAATTCCATGTACCATTCTTCTGGAGATCCTTTTCCTTGGCAAGAAATTCAG TAGAAGAATACAATTTTCCCTTGCAATTCTTCTTTTCGGTGTTGGAATTGCAACCGTTACGGATTTGCAGCTTAATGCACTAGgatctttcttatcttttctAGCAGTGATAACAACTTGTGTTGCTCAAATT ATGACAAATACGATCCAGAAAAAGTTTAAAGTTTCTTCTACTCAACTTTTATATCAAACATGTCCTTATCAAGCAGCAACCTTGTTGATAATCGGGCCATATTTGGATAAAGTTCTCACTGACctaaatgttttttatttcaaGTACACTACACAAGTCACG TTTGTCATTGTTCTCTCATGCCTTATTTCTATCTCAGTAAACTTTAGTACATTTCTTGTAATTGGAAAGACATCTCCAGTCACTTATCAGGTTCTTGGACATCTTAAGACATGTCTTGTATTAGCTTTTGGCTACATTATTGTTCGTGACCCTTTTAGTTGGAGGAACATATTGGGAATTTTGGTGGCCATGGTTGGGATGCTTTTATATTCGTACTCTAGCATTCTTGAGAATCAACAAAAAGCAGCTGAAACTGCATTACAAGCATCACAG GCAAGAGAAGATGAATTGGATCCTCTCATTAATGTGGAAAATGGAAGTGCAATATTAAACAAAAGGCCCCTTGTTTGGAACAAAGAAAAAGACTAG